The Vicia villosa cultivar HV-30 ecotype Madison, WI linkage group LG1, Vvil1.0, whole genome shotgun sequence genome includes a region encoding these proteins:
- the LOC131614251 gene encoding peroxidase 65-like, with protein MSFPLLFLLFICLPFSSAKLNVNYYKKTCPDFEKIVRENIYIKQSASPATAPGILRMFFHDCITDGCDASVLVSSTAYNPHAERDAELNLSLSGDAFDIIVKIKNALELACPGIVSCSDVMAQATRDLVKMVGGPFYPVRLGRKDSLVSDGSRTKESLPTTAMSMDDIINKFTVKNYTIKEMVALTGAHTIGFTHCKEFSNRIFNYSKTSEIDPTLHPKLAAGLRKVCQNYTSDPSMAAFNDVRSPGKFDNAFFQNVLKGLGLLTSDYLLAVDPRTKPIVELYAKDEQAFFQDFAKAMEKLSVHGVKTGNKGEVRSRCDQFNHIPN; from the coding sequence atgtctTTCCCTCTCCTTTTCCTTCTCTTCATTTGCCTTCCATTTTCCTCCGCCAAACTCAACGTTAACTACTACAAAAAAACATGTCCCGACTTCGAAAAAATCGTCAGGGAAAACATTTACATCAAACAAAGCGCTAGCCCCGCAACCGCACCCGGCATCCTCCGCATGTTTTTCCACGACTGTATCACCGATGGTTGCGACGCTTCCGTCCTCGTCTCTTCCACCGCCTACAACCCTCACGCCGAACGcgacgccgaactcaacctctcCCTCTCCGGAGACGCTTTCGACATCATTGTCAAAATTAAAAACGCATTGGAGCTAGCTTGTCCCGGCATCGTTTCGTGCTCCGACGTTATGGCACAGGCCACAAGAGACCTTGTTAAGATGGTTGGTGGCCCGTTTTATCCCGTTAGGTTGGGAAGAAAAGATAGTCTTGTATCAGATGGTTCAAGAACCAAAGAAAGTCTTCCAACAACAGCAATGTCAATGGACGATATCATCAACAAGTTTACCGTAAAGAATTACACTATCAAGGAAATGGTTGCTTTAACTGGCGCACACACAATAGGTTTCACTCACTGCAAAGAATTCAGCAACAGAATCTTCAACTACAGCAAAACTTCTGAGATCGATCCAACTCTTCATCCTAAGCTTGCTGCAGGGTTGAGAAAAGTGTGCCAGAATTACACCAGTGACCCTTCCATGGCTGCTTTCAATGACGTGAGGTCACCCGGGAAATTCGACAATGctttttttcaaaatgttttgaaGGGTTTGGGATTGTTGACTAGTGATTATCTTTTGGCGGTTGATCCAAGAACAAAGCCAATCGTAGAACTTTATGCGAAAGATGAACAAGCTTTCTTTCAGGATTTTGCTAAGGCAATGGAGAAGCTTTCTGTGCATGGAGTGAAGACTGGTAATAAAGGTGAAGTGAGGAGCAGGTGTGATCAGTTTAATCATATTCCTAATTAG